The genomic segment GGCTGGCCGCCGAACTGGCCGTACTCGGCCGTGTAGACCTTCTGGTACAGGCCGGATTTCGTGATGTCGGGCGAATCGTCGAAATCGTCGAGGAGCGCCGCCTTGCCGACGTCGAGGAACTGGATCCTGATGTTCTCGCGGAAATCCGTGCGCTGGACGAGGAACTTCAGCGAGCGCCACGTCGATTCGAGCTGCTGAAAATCCGGATCGTGGAGGATCGCGTCGACCTGCCGGCACAGCTTGCGGTCGATCTCGGCGATCATGTCGTCGATCGTCGCCTGGCTCACGGTCTCGATCGGGCGCTTCGGTTTCGCCAGATGCGCGACGAATGCCTGGATGCCTTGGCGCGTGATCGGATACGCGTCCTCATCGCGCTTCACGCGCGCGGCCTCGATCAGCTCGTCGAGCAGCGACGCGGGGGAGTCGGGCGCCGCCGCGTGCGGCGCGTCGTCGTTCTTCGGGGATTGCAGGTGTTCGCCTTCCATGGTCGTCTGTTCCGTGTCGCGGTTCATTGGTCGTCGAGGCCGAGTTCGGTGAGCAGTTGCTTGCGCGCGCCCTTGTCGGCGACGATCTCCTGGATGCGCCTGCGAAAGCCCGGGATGTTGCCGAGCGGGCCCTTCAGCGCCTTCAGCGCGTCGCGCAGCGCGACGAGCTGCTTCAGTTCGGGCACCGTCTCGACGATCGCGTCGGGCGAGAAATCGTCGATCGATTCGAAGCCGAGCGCGACGGCCAGGCGTTCGTCTTCGCCCGCCTGATCGTCGAGCAGGTTCGGCACGCTCAGCGCGAGCCGAAGGCGCTGCGCCTTCATCACATCGTTGAAGTCGTCCTTGTCGACGTTCACGGGCGCGAGCTCCTCGAGCGGCGGCTTGTCGTCGGCCGTCGAGAATTCGCCGAGCACGAGCACCTTGAGCGGCAGCTCGACTTCCGCTTTCGCGTCGCCCGTGGCCGGGCGATAGACGATGTTGACCCGCTCTTTCGGCGCGACGGATCCGTTCGTTGTCATGTTGGGTTCTCCTCTTCGTTGTCGCTCGCGGGCGACGGTCGTGTCCGGATGCGCGCGGCGTTTTGCATGAAACGCTCAAAAGCCGCACCGGCGGGGCCAGTATCGAAGGAAAGACGGAACCGGCGTTAGCCGCCGGGTTCCAATTTTTGGTCGCCGCGTGCCGCCTTCGTTGCGGATGAAAAGAACGGCGCGACGCATCGCCAAGATCGATTGATGTCCGAAACAAAGACGGTTTAGTATTCGCCGACCGCTGAGACCTATGCACGAAAATTCCATCGATGCCGGCCCGCCCGCGCGCGCCCGGCCCGCACGCATCAAGCAGGCGTCGCGCCGCGCGCCGCGCCGCGGCGATCGCACATTCGCGCCGGGCGGCGCGCTGAACGCGGCGGGGCTGCTGCTGCTGCTGCTGTTCTACGCGAATCATCTGCTGACGCGGCCGGGCGCATGCACGTCGCTCAATCACACGCTGTCGGCCGTCGTGTGGCCCGCCCCGGTACTGGGCATCGCGTTGCTGCTGCATTGCCGGCGGCCGCTCGCGTGGGGGCTCGGCGTGGTTTCGCTGTTCGTCACGCTGCTCGCCGCGGGCTCGCTCGATTGGGTGCCGTGGCGCGTCGACGCGTTGTTCGCGGCCGTCAACGCAATCGAGGCGGTCGCGGGCGCGTGGCTCGCGCGGCGCTACGTGAGCCCGGGCGGCGGCGTGGACACGCTGCGCGGCTTCGCGATGTTCGTGCTGCTGTTGCCGCTCGGCATGGCGGCGATGCATGCGACGCTCGCGGCGGCGATCCTGTCCGTGTGGCTGAACGATCGCGAGTGGCTGAACGAATGGTCGCGTGCGTATGCGGCAAACGCGCTCGCATTGCTCGCGTTGCTTCCGGCGCTTCTCACGTGGAACGCGCGCGCTTGCCGCGCGGCGTGGTCGCGCAGCCGGAATCAGTTGCCCGCGCTCGCGACCTTCGGTTCGCTGTGCTTCGCATCGATATGGGGCGACCAGGCCGAGGTCGCGCGCGCGTTGCTCGCGCTGTCGTTGTGCTGGGCCGGGATCGAGGGCGGTCTCGTGCTCGCGTCCCAGCTCAACGCGCTCGCGGCGATCGCCCTGATCGCGATGACGCTCGGCGGCCGCGGGCCGTATGCATTGCATTACGACGGTCACGGCGTCTGGGCGCTGCAGGTCGATCTGATCGGCGTCGCGATCCTGTCGATGTGCATCGCGATCGCGACGGGCGAGCGACGCCGGCTCGCGCGGCAGATCGAGCGATCGCGCAGGTTCGAGTCGCTCGGCTTCTTCGCGGGCGGGATCGTTCACGACTTCAACAACGTGCTGACGACGATCGATTGCCATGCCGAATATGCCTCCGATCGGCTGGCGGGCGGCGCGCGCGCGGACGAGTCGATCGACGAAATTCATCGCGCGGTCGAGCGGGGGCGCGATCTGACGACGCAGATCCTGCTCGCCGCGCGCCGCGGCGAACCCGTGCTGACGCGGGTGAGCGTCGACGAGGTCGTCGACGACGCGCTCGCCGCGATGCGCGCGGCCGCCCTGCGCGGCATCGAGATCGTCCGGTGCGGCGATGACGCGTGCGGCGACGCGCGGCGTGACGATGCCCGTCACGTCGTATTCGCCGATCGCAGCCAGCTCGCGCGCGCGGTCATGAATCTCGTCGGCAACGCAGTGCGCGCGGCGCGCGCGACGGTCGTCGTGCGTGTCGGTGCGAACGACGGTGCGAACGACGGCGGCGCGCCGGCCGCCGACGCATTCGATGTCGCGATCGGCGAGCCGTCGGTGCCGGGCGGCGTATGGATCGAGGTGAGCGACGACGGCGACGGCATCGGCGTCGAGCCGCTCGACCGCATCTTCGAGCCGTTCTATTCAAACCGGTCCGGCGCGCCGGGCACGGGGCTCGGCCTGGCGATCGTCGCGGGCGCGGCGATCGCGCATCGCGGGCAGATCGCCGTCGCGACGGATCGCGGCGCGGGCAGCCGCTTCAGGCTCACATTGCCCGCGGCGCACGGGACGGGCGAATCGGGCGCATCGGGCGCACCGGGAGAAGCGGACGCCGGCGCGCGCGGCGCAGTACAGGAGAAGAAACGATGAATGCGACAAGATCGCCGGCGGTGCTCGTCGTCGAGGACGACGAGCCGTTGCGGCGCGTGCTCTGCAATTACCTGTCGGGCCACGGCATGGCCGTGGACGGCGTGGGGACGGCGGCTGCGGCCGCCGATTCGGTCGAGCGGCGCGAATACGAAATGGTGCTGCTCGACCTCGGTCTGCCGGATGGAGACGGCATCGACGTGCTGCTGCGCTGGCGCGATTCGCAGCGCTTTCCGCTCATCTGCGTGACGGGCCGAAGCGAAGAGGCCGATCGCATCATGGGCCTCGAATTCGGCGCGGACGATTACGTCGTGAAGCCGTACTCGCTGCGCGAGGTGCTCGCGCGGATGCGCGCGCTGTGGCGGCGCGCCGAGCCGTCGACAACGCCCGTGCGGCGCGGCAGGCATCCGCGCGCATACCGTTTCGACGGCTGGACGCTGAACATGAACACGCGCCGGCTGTCGACGCGCGACGCGCAGGACGTTCCGCTGACAGTCGGCGAATTCAATCTGCTGGCGTTTTTTCTCGGCTCGCCGTCGCGCGTCGTCACGCGTGCGCAGTTGCTCGAGTGCACGCGCGCGTTCGACGACGTGTTCGATCGCGCGGTCGACGTGCAGATCTGGCGGCTGCGCAAGAAGATCGAGAAGAATCCGAAGCATCCCGAACTGATTCGAACGGAGCGCGGCGTCGGCTACTACTTCGCCGCGACGAACGTGGAGACGCTATGGGAATGAGCGAACGGCCTCGGCCGGGCGGCGCGGCGCCGGTTGCGCGCCCGCCCGTGGATGTCGACGCGCTTGCCGCGCTGGGGCGCACGGACATCGATCCAGCCGCGCCCGCGGGGGCCGACGTGCGCGCCGACGCGCGGTTCGATGCGCTGCACGCGGAACTCGCGAAGCTCGCATCGCCGGGCGCGAGCGGGCACGTCGACTGGCGCTCGGCGATGAATCTCGCCGCCGGGCTGCTGCGCGATCGAGGCAAGGATCTGCTCGTCGGCTGTTATCTGGCGGGCGCGCTGCTGCAGATCGGCGGCGCGGCGGGGCTGCGCTGCGGGCTCGAAGTCGTCGGCGATCTCGTCGAGCGTCATTGGGACGCGATGTCGCCGCCGGTGGCGCGGATGCGGGCGCGGCGCGGGGCGCTGCAATGGCTGCTCGATCGCGTCGACGCGACGCGGGACGCCGGCGCGGCCGCATGCGGCCGCGCTTGTCCGGCCGAACTGGTCGGGCAATTGCGCGCGGCCGCGCGGCGGATCGATGCGCTGCTGGCGGAGCGCGACGACGACGCGCCGACGATGCGCGCGGTGAATGCGTTCGCGGACCGGCTGCCGGTCGAGCCAGTCGAGTCGAACGCGATGGATGCGCCCGTCGCGGTGGGCGAGACTTCCGCGAGCCTCGCGGCCCGCTCCGCCGGGCAGGCATCAGTCGAGCCGGCCGATCGCACGGCGTTGCGCGCGAACGCCGACGCCGCCCGGCAACCGGCGTCGCTCGCCGATGCGGCCGGCCGCGAGCGCGCGCTCGCCGATGCGCTCGCGCAACTGCATCGCATCGCAGCGGCGTTCGCGCAAGCGGACTGGACGGACGTGCGCGGCGTCCGGCTGCGCCGCTTCGCGTGCTGGTCGAGCGTGCACACGCTGCCGGACACGGAAGCGGACAGCGGACGGACGCGGATCGCCGCGCCGAATGCGCAGATCGTCGACGTGGCGAAAGGCATCGACGTGCAAGGCGAGCCCGCGGATGCCGTCCGCTTCGCCGAAGAGCACGCGCAGGCGTTCCCGCTCTGGCTGGATCTACAGCGGATCGCCGCGCGCGCGCTCGCGCGCGGCGACTGCGCCGACGCGCAACGCGAGGTGGAGGCGGCGGTTCGTGCGCTGCTCGCGCGGCTGCCGGGTCTCGATGCGCTGAAATTCGCGGACGGCACGCCGTTCGCCGACGACGCGACGCGCGCGTGGCTCGCCGGGCTTTCCGTGCAGGGCGGCGCGCGGAATGCGGCGGTGCCGCTTTCGTCTTCGCCGTCCTTGCCGATGACGGGCGACCCGGATCGTGCGCAGGGCGATGCGCGCGAAGCGGCCGCCGACGACGCCATCGATCGTGCAAGCGCGCTCGCCGCAAGCGGCCGGATCGATCTCGCGCTACAAGCGATTCAGCAAGCGATCGATCGCGCGCCGGGCGCCGAACGCCGGTTGAGGGCGCGCATCCGGTTGTGCGAGCTCGCGCGCGATCATTGGGCGCATGAGATTCCCGACGCGCTCGCGCGCGGCGTGATCGAGCCGATCCGCCGGCACGACTTGCTCGCATGGGACTCCGAACTGGCGCTCGACGGCTTGTCGGTCGCGTATGCGCTGCTGATTCGGCGCGATCGCGATTCGGCGCACGCGCGGACGGTGCTCGACGAGATCGCGGGCGTCGACGCGGCGCGGGCGATGCGTTTGTCGATGTGAAGGGAAACGCGCGGGACGCGGCGCGGCAGGGCGCTTGCCCGTGCATGCGCCGAGCGTGCCGATGCGAAGCTGTGTCGTTCGCTCGCGTAACGGGGGCGCGGCGATCGCGCGAGAGGGGGCGGGGTTGTCGTTGCCGCGCATGCAGCGCGTGGCGTGCGGCGCGCGAAGAGCGAAGAGCGCGCCGCGACGTGCCGCCGCCCGTAAGCGGTCGGGCACGTCGCGGCGCGAGCGGATCAGGACATCCGGGAATCGGCGGCGGCCGGACCCGGCCGTAGCGCCTGTGCGGGCGCATGGCGCGCGCCGCTCGGCGCGGCGCATGCCGACGTGGCCGGGTCGGCGGACGGCGCCGCCTTGATCGTGTTGAAGATGCCCCAGCCGCGATTGATGTACACGCCGGTCTCGTGCTCGCCGCTCATCGACCGGATGCTCTCGTTGAACTCTTCCATGTAGGAGGGCCTGCCTTGCGAGGCCGACGCGCCGGCGTCGACATGCGTGACGGGTGTGGGTTCGGCGTCGCGAGTGCAGCCGCCGAGGCTCGCGATCGACAACGCGAGCGCCGGGAGGGTTGATAGAAGGATCGGAAATTTCATCGTGCCGTTTGCTTCCTTGACGATGTGTGCGATGCGCGCTTGCGGGCGCTCACCATTGCCAGCTCATGCCGACGCCGACCGCATTGCCGCCTGCGCTCATCGCGACGCCCGCGCGCACCTTGAGGTTTTCGCTGATGCGCGCGGTGCCGCCGAGCGCGACGGCGCGATGGCCCTTGTAGACCGCGCCGCCGACGCCGATCGACAGGGTCTTGTCGCGGTCGACATCGGGAATCATCGTCAGCGCGGTTGCCGCGGCGACGCCGGAATACGCGTCGCGCGCGGTGTCGGAGATGCTCTGCTGAAGGTCGCCGATGCGCTGGTTCGTGTAGGCGTTCGCATTCGACATCGCGAGGTTCAACTGACCGACATTCACGGCATCGGTGGCTTGCGTGCCGGCTGCGACGTGCACGATTTGTCGTTCGTCACCGTGACGACCGACGGATACCGTGTTGTTACGATCCGCTATGGAGCCAGCGCCGAGCGCGACAGCATTTTGACCGGACGCATTTGCTTCGGCGCCGATCGCGGTTGACCGGCTACCGCTCGCTTGAGCGAGCCATCCGCTCGCAGGCGAATCGCTGTCCTTAGCGCGTGCAGGGAGGTCAAGAGCAATAGAGTTCGTGCCCATTGCTGAGGCACCGGCCGAATTGAAGTTGATGGTGACGTTTGTTGCGGGTCCTGAAGTTGGTGTCGCGTTAGGAATCGACGGCAGTTGTGTCGGCTGCGTCGGCTGCGTCGGCTGCGTCGGCTGTGTCGGCTGTGTCGGCTGTGTCGGCTGCATCGGCTGCATCGGCTGCATCGGCGGTGTCGGCGGTGTCGGCGGTGTCGGCGGCGGCGGCGGCGGCGGCGGCGGCGGCGGCGGCGGCGGCGGCGGCGGCGGCGGGACTTTGTCTGGTAGCGTGCGGTTCCCAACTGGTTTCAATTTAATGCCACCTTTTTTTATCTGCTCGATCACCGCGTTAAACGCCGTACTTTCAGCCTGTTCGATAGCGAGCGCATCCGTGGAAAAGCCGAGGGCCAGCGGAGCGATGGACGAACATAGCAGATGCGCGAAGCGCTGAAATTGAACGGTCGATGCGGCTCGCCCGGTGTCTTGTTGAGCATGAGAGCGGGGAAGACGGTGATATTTCATACGGTGAGGATGTATAGAACCAATGAGGCGGATTGTCGGGTGGGGGAATCAACTGGCGATAGCAGGAATCGATCGAATCGTGTGCTTGATTTGCTCGACGCTCACGAGCCGCGCACATTCGAACTGCCGCAACGTCCCCGCATGACGCGGGCACGCCGACGCATCGGCATCGTCGAAGTTCGCGCTTGCGTCGTTCCAGCAGCTATTGCACGCATGGAAATTGATCACGCGATACGGCGTGTCGAATTCGCTGACGGGATGCGTGAATCCGCTGATGAGCACGACGGGCGCGCCGGCCGCCCATGCGAGCCACGCGAGATCGCCGGGCACGCCGATCAGGCACGCCGCATGCCGCAGCCACCGCGCGCGCTCGGTCCACGGCGTGTCGGGTGGAAGAACGTGCGCGGCCTGCGCGAGCGCGCTGCTTTCGTCGACGACGTCCGGCGAAGGCGAATCGACGCAGACGATCCGATAGCCGGCCGCCGTCAGAAACCGCTGCAAATCCCGCCAGCCGCCGGGCCGCTCCCAGCGCGCGCAGCGCAGCGCGCTTTGCGCGGCGATGCAGACATAGCGGCCCGCGAGCGGCCGGCTGTCGTCGGCTAGCTCGATGCGCGGCGGCGCCTCGCGCGGATCGACGCCGAGCATGTACGCGGCGCTGCGGTGCGCGCCGACGAGTTGCGGCGCGCTTGGCTGGTACGCGCGCGCTTCGTCGCCGGAAAAGCGCCCGAGCCGGTACGTCGCGTAGTAGCACTCGGGCTTGACGAGCTCGGGCGTCACGAAATCGATGTCCGGGTGGCCCGGTTTGAGCAGTGAGATCAGCGGCGCCGGCATCGAGCACGTCAGCCTGCAGCGATGTTGCCGCTGGAATTTCACGGCATAGCCGAACCAGCCGAGCGCCTCGCCAAGCCGCCCCGCTTCGAACTGAATCAGCACGGGCTTGCCGTGCGCGTCGAACTGATGCTTGAAGACGCGCTTGCCGCCCGCGTCGATCTCGATCAGGAACGGCACGAAGTGCTTCCGCGTGCTCGTCACGACGCCCGCGCCGATCTGCGTGTCGAACAGCGGCATGTCGGTGTGCGCGTCGCGCAGGCGGACCGTCCAGTCTCCGTCCGGCAGCAGCACGCGGCAGCCGTCGTTGAAGTCGAAGCGCACGCCTTCGGTGCCGGACCACGTCGGCATGTCGGCGGGCGGCGTGAAGCCGCGCGCGTGCGTTCCGTTCGGCGCGGCTATCGGCTGCGGTGCGCACGGATGCGATCCTGAGAACGTGACCTTCGGCACGTCGTACGCGCTTCGTCTGGCGTTCGCATCGGAATACGAAAGAGAGGAGTGCATGATGACAATCGTTGTTCGGTGGCGCGCCGCAATGCGGGCGAAAAAGGCGCGTGCGTCTTGGTGCGGAACCGCGCGCGCGGCGATGGCCGTTGCACGGCGACGCTTTTCCGCTTGCGACGCAACGCGCAGGGAGGTCGTTACGTTCGACTAAGCGAGCGGATTCGCATCGGCGAAGCCCAATGCCGGCGCCTGATCGTTTTTTTCAGGCGTGGAGGCTTTCTCGTCGCGCAACGGCTGCTCGTCGCGCGCGATGTACTTGTCCAGCAGCGCATCGAGTATCGCGACGGTTTCGACGTCGGGCACGCCGTCGTATCGTGCTGGGCGGAAATGCATCTGGAATGCCGCGATCGCGTCCGTCGTCCGCAAATCGAGCGCGCCGGTTTGCGGCGTGTCGTAGCCGTATGCGAGGAGTTTCGCCTGGAGTTCGGCGACCTCTCCGCGAAACGGCCGGCAGGCGCGGTAGTACGCGACGGCGATCGCGTCCGGCCACGCGCCGACGCCGTATTGCTCGTACAGCGTCCGCCACGGAAAGAGCGGGCCGGGATCGAGCTTGCGGCCGGGCGCGATGTCGGAATGCCCGACGACCTTCTGCGGCGGGATCGCGTGACGCGCGACGATGTCGGCCGCGAGTCGGCCGACGGCCGCCATCTGCTCGTCCGGGAACGGCGACCATCGGCGCTGCATCAGCGGCGCGTCTTCGTCCGCATCGGGAAAGCCGGCGTTGACGATCTCGATGCCGATCGAGCCCGCGTTGAGCAGGCGCTCGCCTTGCCAGTAGCTGACGCCCGCGTGCCACGCGCGCCTCGATTCCGGCACGAGCGCGAACACGCGAAAGCGCTTGCCTTCGTCGGCCGCATCGGGCACGAGATAGTGCGCGCTGACGGGCCGCGTCGGATCGGTCAGCAGTGCGACGGAGCGCGCGAGCGGTTGCGCGGTGTAGTGCAGCACGAGCGTGCGCACGCGCGAGTCCTGGTTCGGCGACGAGATCGACGGGGCGATCGCCAAGTCATGCGCACGGCGTGCGTCGCTTGCGCTGCGCGAGTTGCCGCCGGCGGCATGCGCGGCGTACGGCGATGCGAGCACGCCTGCGGTGCATAGCGAGGCGCGCGCAATGAATCGGCGGCGTTTCGCGTTCACGATGTCGTCGCGTCGCGTTTGACGTGGTTGGCTCATTCAGTGGTTCCTCTTGGGCGAGCGTCCGGCGCGATCCCGGTAGCGGGACGATCGCGATCCGCATCGCGATGCATGCGCCGACAGAACGGCTTCGGCAGCGGCAGCGCCGATCGTTCGGCCGATCATTCAGCAGCGCGATTATTTCAAGCAGCGGGCGTTCGGGCGTCGGGGAAACAACCGATATCGGGCGATTCGGTCACGTCGATTTTTGAAGCGCTCGAAGCGGCGCCGTTCCGGACGCCGCCGTCTTTTCATTGCGCGGCGAGCTGCTTGCGCATCGCGTCGACGAACGCGGGGTCCGTCTCGCCGAGCGTGTTCGTATGCGCAACGATGCGGCCGTCGGCATCGAGCAGCACGATCGTGCTCGAATGGTTGAATTCGCCGCTCGCGAGCTTGCGGTACTGAACGCCAAGCAGCGCGGCGACGGTCCGCGTGCTGGCGCGGTCGGTGCGCGCGAGCCGCCAGCGCGCGTCGAGGCCGTGCGCGTTCGCGGTCTTGCGCAGCACCGCAACCGAATCGCGATCGGGATCGATCGTCACCGCGACGACCTTGATACGCTTGCGTGCGGGCTCGCCGCCCGCGTCGAGCGTGAGGCCGATCGTCTCGAACAGCATCGGGCATACCATCTTGCACGACGTGTAGAACATGCTGACGAGCGTCGGCGTGCCGCGCAGATCGGCAAGGCAAAATGTTTTGCCATCCTGATCGGTCAGCGTTGCGTTCGCCTGATACAGCGAATCGCTTGCCGACGCGGCGGCCGCGGTGGTTGCGGCGGCGGCAAGGCCCGCGCCGTGAGCCGCCGTCGCGACGCACGCGGCGGCGATCAGCGCGAGCGCGCCGCGCGGCCCGAGAGAGTCGAGCTTCATGGTTGGTCTCCTGAAATCGAACGGGCGCAGCGAAAGCCGAGGCTTCCGGTCGAATCCGCGCCGGTGAGGGAAGACAGCAGCGCGACGCGCATCAGCACCGCGTAGCTGTCGCGGCGCACGATGCTGATCGCGCCTGCGCCGCAGAAGCGCTGCTGGTCCGGGTCGCCTTGCGTGCGGCTGTCGCCGCTGATGAAAAGGGCGTTGAAGTCGTCGACCCATTCCCAGATCAGCCCGTGCAGGTCGCGCACGCCATAGACGTTCGGCGCGCTGCCGACGCTCGGCGGCACGCGCGCCGCCGGCTGTTCGTACCACGACAGGATCTGCCGGCGCCACCGCGGATCGTTGCGCGCGTCGGTGCGCGTCGCGTCGGCGGCCGCCGCGTACTCCCATTCGAGCCACGTCGGCAGCCGCGCGCCTTCGCTCGCGCAATACGCGCGCGCGGCGAACCAGCTCACGCCCGTGACGGGCGCGTCGGGCGGCGTCGCGGAAGCCGGCTGCAGCGGTTCGGCCCAGTCGACGAGATACGCGGGGCCGGCGAACACGCGCGCGACGCGGTCGCGCCGCCATTCGGGATGCGTGCTGACGAACGCGGCGAACGCGCGAACCGTCACCGGCGTATCCTGCAGCTCGAACGCGTCGATGTGAACGGGCGTCGAGCGGCCCGGCACATCCTGCGGCAGCGCGCTCTCGAAATCGCCGCCCGGCAGCCGCACGAAGCGCGCGGCGTGCGCGGCGTGCGCGATCGTCACGCCGAACGCGAGCGTCAGCGCGACGATCGCGAGGCCGGCGAGCCGCGCGGCGCTCGCCGCACGGCCGGCATGGCGTGGTGTCGACGCGCGCATGGCGGTTCTCCGTGACGCCGGCGCTCAGTGCGCCGCCTCGGCGACGGCCGGCGCTTTCGCGCGGGCCTTCGCGACTTCGTCCGCGCTGATTCGGCCGCCCGGATTGTTCCAGTTGTTCAGCACGTAGGTCAGCACGTTCGCGACTTCGTCGTCGGTCAGTTGCGCCATCGGCGGCATCGCCGAATCGTAGTCGCGGCCGTTGACCGTCACCTTGCCGTTCAGGCCGTGCAGCAGGATGCCGACCGCGCGCTTCGGATTCGCGGCGAGGAAGTCGGAGCCGGCGAGCGGCGGGAACACGCCCGGCAAGCCGCTGCCGGCGCTTTGATGGCACACCGCGCAGGTGCTCGCGAACACCGCGCCGCCCGCTTTCACCTGCGCCGGCAGCGACCGCGGCGCGGCGCTCGCGGCGGCGCCCGTCTTCACGAGCGAGGCGCCGCCCTTTGCGTCGGCCTTCGCGTCGGCCTTCGCGCCGGCCGCGGCGACGGGCGATCCGGTCGGGCCCGATCCCGCCGCGGCGGTGACGCTGTCGCCGCTATACGGCGCGTCGAGCTCCTTGCCCGAATAGATCGCCTTGTCGTCCGGGCCGTCGACCTTCAGGATCGCGAGCGCGCCCTTGTTGAACGCGCGGAAGATCGAGTGATCGACGAACGTGTAGTTGCCCGGCACGCGCGTGTGGAATTCGATCGTCGCCG from the Burkholderia humptydooensis genome contains:
- a CDS encoding formylglycine-generating enzyme family protein — translated: MRASTPRHAGRAASAARLAGLAIVALTLAFGVTIAHAAHAARFVRLPGGDFESALPQDVPGRSTPVHIDAFELQDTPVTVRAFAAFVSTHPEWRRDRVARVFAGPAYLVDWAEPLQPASATPPDAPVTGVSWFAARAYCASEGARLPTWLEWEYAAAADATRTDARNDPRWRRQILSWYEQPAARVPPSVGSAPNVYGVRDLHGLIWEWVDDFNALFISGDSRTQGDPDQQRFCGAGAISIVRRDSYAVLMRVALLSSLTGADSTGSLGFRCARSISGDQP